One genomic region from Salvia hispanica cultivar TCC Black 2014 chromosome 2, UniMelb_Shisp_WGS_1.0, whole genome shotgun sequence encodes:
- the LOC125208037 gene encoding ribokinase-like isoform X5 codes for MLLTSTQHALLKSPFSSQSPSPSSFSPRFRMSSAGPALPPLPDNRIVVGCGSVTLDFLAAVATYPKPDDKTRSTSSKVQGGGNAGNALTCASRLGLQPRLISKVADDSQGKGILEELEADGVDSSFIVVSEGGNSPFTYIIVDDETKTRTCIHTPGYPPMIPDDLTESKLLAAVDGARLVYFDGRLHDTALVIGEQATRRGIPILIDAERRREGLDDLLSLSSYAICSAKFPQSWTGAPSVTSALVSMLIKLPNLKFVVVTLGEDGCIMLERSNEKGLTEPVDVDELLVALKYKNDTKTTLPTCVASSEVKLHAKGIGTVGGRLLLGTAENIPPSELVDTTGAGDSFIGAILYALCTNMPPEKMLPFASQVAGINCRALGARTGLPRRSDPRLTSFLV; via the exons ATGTTGCTGACCTCAACTCAACATGCTCTACTCAAATCCCCATTTTCCTCCCAATCGCCTTCTCCCTCTTCATTTTCTCCCAG GTTTAGAATGTCTTCCGCAGGGCCAGCGCTGCCTCCTCTCCCCGATAATCGCATTGTT GTAGGTTGTGGATCAGTTACGCTTGATTTTCTGGCTGCAGTGGCTACTTACCCGAAACCTGATGATAAGACTAGAAGCACCAGCTCCAAG GTCCAAGGAGGTGGAAATGCAGGGAATGCGTTGACGTGTGCATCTCGTTTGGGATTGCAACCTAGGCTCATTTCAAAG GTTGCTGATGATTCTCAAGGTAAAGGGATATTGGAGGAGCTGGAGGCTGATGGGGTTGATTCATCATTTATCGTG GTTTCTGAAGGGGGGAACTCACCGTTCACCTATATCATTGTTGACGATGAAAC GAAAACTAGAACTTGTATTCACACTCCAGGATATCCTCCCATGATACCTGATGATCTGACAGAATCAAAACTATTAGCAGCAGTGGATGGAGCTAGGCTCGTCTACTTTGATGGAAGATTGCATGATACCGCTTTAGTTATAGGAG AGCAGGCAACTCGCAGAGGTATTCCTATTCTAATTGATGCAGAAAGGAGGAGAGAAGGTTTGGATGATCTATTGAGTTTGTCAAGCTATGCAATCTGTTCCGCAAAATTTCCACAG TCATGGACAGGTGCTCCATCGGTCACAAGTGCACTTGTTTCCATGCTCATAAAGTTGccgaatttgaaatttgtggTAGTCACATTGGGTGAAGATGGTTGCATCATGCTGGAGAGATCAAATG AAAAGGGTTTAACTGAACCAGTTGATGTGGATGAATTATTAGTTGCTCTGAAGTACAAAAATGATACTAAGACTACCTTGCCTACATGTGTGGCATCG agtgaagtaaaatTGCATGCAAAGGGAATTGGCACTGTGGGCGGCAGGTTGCTTTTAGGAACAGCTGAGAATATTCCACCATCAGAACTTGTTGATACTACCGGTGCTGGTGACTCTTTTATTGGAGCAATCCTTTATG CTCTATGCACCAACATGCCACCGGAAAAGATGTTGCCTTTCGCTTCTCAAGTG GCTGGCATTAACTGCAGAGCCTTGGGAGCGAGAACCGGACTTCCACGACGCAGCGACCCTCGCTTGACTTCTTTTTTAGTGTAA
- the LOC125208037 gene encoding ribokinase-like isoform X2 yields MLLTSTQHALLKSPFSSQSPSPSSFSPRFRMSSAGPALPPLPDNRIVVGCGSVTLDFLAAVATYPKPDDKTRSTSSKVQGGGNAGNALTCASRLGLQPRLISKVADDSQGKGILEELEADGVDSSFIVVSEGGNSPFTYIIVDDETKTRTCIHTPGYPPMIPDDLTESKLLAAVDGARLVYFDGRLHDTALVIGEQATRRGIPILIDAERRREGLDDLLSLSSYAICSAKFPQSWTGAPSVTSALVSMLIKLPNLKFVVVTLGEDGCIMLERSNEKGLTEPVDVDELLVALKYKNDTKTTLPTCVASSEVKLHAKGIGTVGGRLLLGTAENIPPSELVDTTGAGDSFIGAILYGFNSIALCTNMPPEKMLPFASQVAGINCRALGARTGLPRRSDPRLTSFLV; encoded by the exons ATGTTGCTGACCTCAACTCAACATGCTCTACTCAAATCCCCATTTTCCTCCCAATCGCCTTCTCCCTCTTCATTTTCTCCCAG GTTTAGAATGTCTTCCGCAGGGCCAGCGCTGCCTCCTCTCCCCGATAATCGCATTGTT GTAGGTTGTGGATCAGTTACGCTTGATTTTCTGGCTGCAGTGGCTACTTACCCGAAACCTGATGATAAGACTAGAAGCACCAGCTCCAAG GTCCAAGGAGGTGGAAATGCAGGGAATGCGTTGACGTGTGCATCTCGTTTGGGATTGCAACCTAGGCTCATTTCAAAG GTTGCTGATGATTCTCAAGGTAAAGGGATATTGGAGGAGCTGGAGGCTGATGGGGTTGATTCATCATTTATCGTG GTTTCTGAAGGGGGGAACTCACCGTTCACCTATATCATTGTTGACGATGAAAC GAAAACTAGAACTTGTATTCACACTCCAGGATATCCTCCCATGATACCTGATGATCTGACAGAATCAAAACTATTAGCAGCAGTGGATGGAGCTAGGCTCGTCTACTTTGATGGAAGATTGCATGATACCGCTTTAGTTATAGGAG AGCAGGCAACTCGCAGAGGTATTCCTATTCTAATTGATGCAGAAAGGAGGAGAGAAGGTTTGGATGATCTATTGAGTTTGTCAAGCTATGCAATCTGTTCCGCAAAATTTCCACAG TCATGGACAGGTGCTCCATCGGTCACAAGTGCACTTGTTTCCATGCTCATAAAGTTGccgaatttgaaatttgtggTAGTCACATTGGGTGAAGATGGTTGCATCATGCTGGAGAGATCAAATG AAAAGGGTTTAACTGAACCAGTTGATGTGGATGAATTATTAGTTGCTCTGAAGTACAAAAATGATACTAAGACTACCTTGCCTACATGTGTGGCATCG agtgaagtaaaatTGCATGCAAAGGGAATTGGCACTGTGGGCGGCAGGTTGCTTTTAGGAACAGCTGAGAATATTCCACCATCAGAACTTGTTGATACTACCGGTGCTGGTGACTCTTTTATTGGAGCAATCCTTTATG GTTTTAACTCCATAGCTCTATGCACCAACATGCCACCGGAAAAGATGTTGCCTTTCGCTTCTCAAGTG GCTGGCATTAACTGCAGAGCCTTGGGAGCGAGAACCGGACTTCCACGACGCAGCGACCCTCGCTTGACTTCTTTTTTAGTGTAA
- the LOC125208037 gene encoding ribokinase-like isoform X4 translates to MLLTSTQHALLKSPFSSQSPSPSSFSPRFRMSSAGPALPPLPDNRIVVVGCGSVTLDFLAAVATYPKPDDKTRSTSSKVQGGGNAGNALTCASRLGLQPRLISKVADDSQGKGILEELEADGVDSSFIVVSEGGNSPFTYIIVDDETKTRTCIHTPGYPPMIPDDLTESKLLAAVDGARLVYFDGRLHDTALVIGEQATRRGIPILIDAERRREGLDDLLSLSSYAICSAKFPQSWTGAPSVTSALVSMLIKLPNLKFVVVTLGEDGCIMLERSNEKGLTEPVDVDELLVALKYKNDTKTTLPTCVASSEVKLHAKGIGTVGGRLLLGTAENIPPSELVDTTGAGDSFIGAILYALCTNMPPEKMLPFASQVAGINCRALGARTGLPRRSDPRLTSFLV, encoded by the exons ATGTTGCTGACCTCAACTCAACATGCTCTACTCAAATCCCCATTTTCCTCCCAATCGCCTTCTCCCTCTTCATTTTCTCCCAG GTTTAGAATGTCTTCCGCAGGGCCAGCGCTGCCTCCTCTCCCCGATAATCGCATTGTTGTA GTAGGTTGTGGATCAGTTACGCTTGATTTTCTGGCTGCAGTGGCTACTTACCCGAAACCTGATGATAAGACTAGAAGCACCAGCTCCAAG GTCCAAGGAGGTGGAAATGCAGGGAATGCGTTGACGTGTGCATCTCGTTTGGGATTGCAACCTAGGCTCATTTCAAAG GTTGCTGATGATTCTCAAGGTAAAGGGATATTGGAGGAGCTGGAGGCTGATGGGGTTGATTCATCATTTATCGTG GTTTCTGAAGGGGGGAACTCACCGTTCACCTATATCATTGTTGACGATGAAAC GAAAACTAGAACTTGTATTCACACTCCAGGATATCCTCCCATGATACCTGATGATCTGACAGAATCAAAACTATTAGCAGCAGTGGATGGAGCTAGGCTCGTCTACTTTGATGGAAGATTGCATGATACCGCTTTAGTTATAGGAG AGCAGGCAACTCGCAGAGGTATTCCTATTCTAATTGATGCAGAAAGGAGGAGAGAAGGTTTGGATGATCTATTGAGTTTGTCAAGCTATGCAATCTGTTCCGCAAAATTTCCACAG TCATGGACAGGTGCTCCATCGGTCACAAGTGCACTTGTTTCCATGCTCATAAAGTTGccgaatttgaaatttgtggTAGTCACATTGGGTGAAGATGGTTGCATCATGCTGGAGAGATCAAATG AAAAGGGTTTAACTGAACCAGTTGATGTGGATGAATTATTAGTTGCTCTGAAGTACAAAAATGATACTAAGACTACCTTGCCTACATGTGTGGCATCG agtgaagtaaaatTGCATGCAAAGGGAATTGGCACTGTGGGCGGCAGGTTGCTTTTAGGAACAGCTGAGAATATTCCACCATCAGAACTTGTTGATACTACCGGTGCTGGTGACTCTTTTATTGGAGCAATCCTTTATG CTCTATGCACCAACATGCCACCGGAAAAGATGTTGCCTTTCGCTTCTCAAGTG GCTGGCATTAACTGCAGAGCCTTGGGAGCGAGAACCGGACTTCCACGACGCAGCGACCCTCGCTTGACTTCTTTTTTAGTGTAA
- the LOC125208037 gene encoding ribokinase-like isoform X1 produces MLLTSTQHALLKSPFSSQSPSPSSFSPRFRMSSAGPALPPLPDNRIVVVGCGSVTLDFLAAVATYPKPDDKTRSTSSKVQGGGNAGNALTCASRLGLQPRLISKVADDSQGKGILEELEADGVDSSFIVVSEGGNSPFTYIIVDDETKTRTCIHTPGYPPMIPDDLTESKLLAAVDGARLVYFDGRLHDTALVIGEQATRRGIPILIDAERRREGLDDLLSLSSYAICSAKFPQSWTGAPSVTSALVSMLIKLPNLKFVVVTLGEDGCIMLERSNEKGLTEPVDVDELLVALKYKNDTKTTLPTCVASSEVKLHAKGIGTVGGRLLLGTAENIPPSELVDTTGAGDSFIGAILYGFNSIALCTNMPPEKMLPFASQVAGINCRALGARTGLPRRSDPRLTSFLV; encoded by the exons ATGTTGCTGACCTCAACTCAACATGCTCTACTCAAATCCCCATTTTCCTCCCAATCGCCTTCTCCCTCTTCATTTTCTCCCAG GTTTAGAATGTCTTCCGCAGGGCCAGCGCTGCCTCCTCTCCCCGATAATCGCATTGTTGTA GTAGGTTGTGGATCAGTTACGCTTGATTTTCTGGCTGCAGTGGCTACTTACCCGAAACCTGATGATAAGACTAGAAGCACCAGCTCCAAG GTCCAAGGAGGTGGAAATGCAGGGAATGCGTTGACGTGTGCATCTCGTTTGGGATTGCAACCTAGGCTCATTTCAAAG GTTGCTGATGATTCTCAAGGTAAAGGGATATTGGAGGAGCTGGAGGCTGATGGGGTTGATTCATCATTTATCGTG GTTTCTGAAGGGGGGAACTCACCGTTCACCTATATCATTGTTGACGATGAAAC GAAAACTAGAACTTGTATTCACACTCCAGGATATCCTCCCATGATACCTGATGATCTGACAGAATCAAAACTATTAGCAGCAGTGGATGGAGCTAGGCTCGTCTACTTTGATGGAAGATTGCATGATACCGCTTTAGTTATAGGAG AGCAGGCAACTCGCAGAGGTATTCCTATTCTAATTGATGCAGAAAGGAGGAGAGAAGGTTTGGATGATCTATTGAGTTTGTCAAGCTATGCAATCTGTTCCGCAAAATTTCCACAG TCATGGACAGGTGCTCCATCGGTCACAAGTGCACTTGTTTCCATGCTCATAAAGTTGccgaatttgaaatttgtggTAGTCACATTGGGTGAAGATGGTTGCATCATGCTGGAGAGATCAAATG AAAAGGGTTTAACTGAACCAGTTGATGTGGATGAATTATTAGTTGCTCTGAAGTACAAAAATGATACTAAGACTACCTTGCCTACATGTGTGGCATCG agtgaagtaaaatTGCATGCAAAGGGAATTGGCACTGTGGGCGGCAGGTTGCTTTTAGGAACAGCTGAGAATATTCCACCATCAGAACTTGTTGATACTACCGGTGCTGGTGACTCTTTTATTGGAGCAATCCTTTATG GTTTTAACTCCATAGCTCTATGCACCAACATGCCACCGGAAAAGATGTTGCCTTTCGCTTCTCAAGTG GCTGGCATTAACTGCAGAGCCTTGGGAGCGAGAACCGGACTTCCACGACGCAGCGACCCTCGCTTGACTTCTTTTTTAGTGTAA
- the LOC125208037 gene encoding ribokinase-like isoform X3 has translation MLLTSTQHALLKSPFSSQSPSPSSFSPRFRMSSAGPALPPLPDNRIVGCGSVTLDFLAAVATYPKPDDKTRSTSSKVQGGGNAGNALTCASRLGLQPRLISKVADDSQGKGILEELEADGVDSSFIVVSEGGNSPFTYIIVDDETKTRTCIHTPGYPPMIPDDLTESKLLAAVDGARLVYFDGRLHDTALVIGEQATRRGIPILIDAERRREGLDDLLSLSSYAICSAKFPQSWTGAPSVTSALVSMLIKLPNLKFVVVTLGEDGCIMLERSNEKGLTEPVDVDELLVALKYKNDTKTTLPTCVASSEVKLHAKGIGTVGGRLLLGTAENIPPSELVDTTGAGDSFIGAILYGFNSIALCTNMPPEKMLPFASQVAGINCRALGARTGLPRRSDPRLTSFLV, from the exons ATGTTGCTGACCTCAACTCAACATGCTCTACTCAAATCCCCATTTTCCTCCCAATCGCCTTCTCCCTCTTCATTTTCTCCCAG GTTTAGAATGTCTTCCGCAGGGCCAGCGCTGCCTCCTCTCCCCGATAATCGCATT GTAGGTTGTGGATCAGTTACGCTTGATTTTCTGGCTGCAGTGGCTACTTACCCGAAACCTGATGATAAGACTAGAAGCACCAGCTCCAAG GTCCAAGGAGGTGGAAATGCAGGGAATGCGTTGACGTGTGCATCTCGTTTGGGATTGCAACCTAGGCTCATTTCAAAG GTTGCTGATGATTCTCAAGGTAAAGGGATATTGGAGGAGCTGGAGGCTGATGGGGTTGATTCATCATTTATCGTG GTTTCTGAAGGGGGGAACTCACCGTTCACCTATATCATTGTTGACGATGAAAC GAAAACTAGAACTTGTATTCACACTCCAGGATATCCTCCCATGATACCTGATGATCTGACAGAATCAAAACTATTAGCAGCAGTGGATGGAGCTAGGCTCGTCTACTTTGATGGAAGATTGCATGATACCGCTTTAGTTATAGGAG AGCAGGCAACTCGCAGAGGTATTCCTATTCTAATTGATGCAGAAAGGAGGAGAGAAGGTTTGGATGATCTATTGAGTTTGTCAAGCTATGCAATCTGTTCCGCAAAATTTCCACAG TCATGGACAGGTGCTCCATCGGTCACAAGTGCACTTGTTTCCATGCTCATAAAGTTGccgaatttgaaatttgtggTAGTCACATTGGGTGAAGATGGTTGCATCATGCTGGAGAGATCAAATG AAAAGGGTTTAACTGAACCAGTTGATGTGGATGAATTATTAGTTGCTCTGAAGTACAAAAATGATACTAAGACTACCTTGCCTACATGTGTGGCATCG agtgaagtaaaatTGCATGCAAAGGGAATTGGCACTGTGGGCGGCAGGTTGCTTTTAGGAACAGCTGAGAATATTCCACCATCAGAACTTGTTGATACTACCGGTGCTGGTGACTCTTTTATTGGAGCAATCCTTTATG GTTTTAACTCCATAGCTCTATGCACCAACATGCCACCGGAAAAGATGTTGCCTTTCGCTTCTCAAGTG GCTGGCATTAACTGCAGAGCCTTGGGAGCGAGAACCGGACTTCCACGACGCAGCGACCCTCGCTTGACTTCTTTTTTAGTGTAA
- the LOC125205414 gene encoding WD repeat-containing protein WDS homolog: METLDDIGDDVIGPRGLIKTQELVRIIIQCLYALGYSKSAACLESESSITCKSPEFELLESLILDGNWGDCIECLHKINGLDDETRASVSFLVLEQCLLECLDCGNISLALDMMRKQFSSLKIGAEIVHRLSYELLSLKGLRLGCIDSDSVQDLRKKLISNLEKVLPPPITLPERRLEHLVEMAISAWVDSCVYHTSSGSVSLYRDHHCDRDQFPTETTQILTNHQHEVWSVQFSNNGEYLASSSRDCTAIIWKVQDDNRVTLRFVLRSHEKPVSFLAWSPDNTMLLTCGNREVLKLWDVETGICRHTFGGDGFVVSCCAWFPDSKRLVCGSSDPKKGIYMWDCEGNEIKAWKGMRMPKVLDIAVTPDGENLISIFSDKEIRILNLATNAERVISEEHSITSLSVSGDSNYLIVNLNSQEIHLWDVTTKWIKPRKYNGHMQQKYVIRSCFGGLNSMFIASGSEDSKVYIWNRRSSDPLEILSGHLKTVNSVSWNPRRPKMLASASDDNTVRIWGPCCSNRAECDNFTE; the protein is encoded by the exons ATGGAGACATTGGATGATATAGGAGATGATGTGATTGGTCCAAGAGGCCTGATTAAGACGCAGGAGTTGGTACGAATCATTATTCAATGTTTATATGCTCTAGGTTATAGCAAGTCTGCCGCCTGTTTGGAATCTGAGTCCAGTATTACATGTAAGTCCCCCGAATTTGAATTATTGGAATCACTCATTTTAGATGGAAATTGGGGTGATTGCATTGAGTGTCTTCACAAAATAAATGGTTTGGATGATGAGACAAGAGCTTCAGTATCTTTCCTCGTTCTTGAGCAATGCTTGTTGGAATGTTTGGATTGTGGGAACATATCTCTGGCGTTGGACATGATGCGGAAACAGTTTTCATCTTTGAAAATTGGCGCAGAAATAGTTCACAGACTTTCTTATGAACTCCTCTCTTTGAAGGGATTGAGGCTGGGTTGTATTGATAGTGATTCAGTTCAGGACTTGcgaaaaaaattgatctcaaATCTGGAAAAAGTTTTACCACCACCAATTACACTACCTGAGAGAAGGCTGGAACATTTGGTCGAAATGGCTATTTCTGCTTGGGTTGATAGTTGCGTTTACCACACTTCATCTGGTTCAGTATCACTGTATAGAGACCACCATTGTGATCGAGATCAGTTTCCAACGGAGACCACTCAG ATATTGACTAATCATCAACATGAAGTATGGTCTGTTCAGTTTTCAAACAACGGAGAGTATTTGGCATCATCATCAAGAGATTGCACAGCCATCATATGGAAG GTGCAGGATGATAATAGAGTAACCCTGAGATTCGTGTTACGTAGCCACGAAAAACCAGTTTCATTTTTGGCATGGAGTCCAGATAACACCATGCTGCTCACTTGCGGAAATAGGGAAGTTCTTAAACTTTGGGATGTGGAAACTGGCATATGTAGGCACACATTTGGTGGCGATGGTTTTGTTGTTAGTTGTTGTGCTTGGTTTCCTGATTCCAAGCGCCTCGTCTGTGGCAGTTCAGATCCTAAGAAGGGCATTTACATGTGGGACTGTGAAGGTAATGAGATTAAGGCATGGAAAGGTATGCGGATGCCAAAGGTCCTTGATATTGCTGTGACTCCAGATGGGGAAAATCTCATCAGCATTTTCTCCGACAAAGAGATAAGGATATTGAATTTGGCAACCAATGCTGAACGTGTTATTTCTGAGGAGCACTCTATCACCTCCCTTTCGGTATCTGGAGATAGCAACTACCTGATCGTCAACCTTAATAGCCAAGAAATTCACTTGTGGGACGTTACCACAAAATGGATTAAACCACGCAAGTACAACGGCCACATGCAACAGAAATATGTCATTCGTTCCTGCTTTGGGGGTTTGAACAGTATGTTCATTGCCAGTGGCAGTGAAGATTCCAAG GTCTACATATGGAACCGAAGAAGTTCTGACCCACTCGAGATCCTGTCTGGCCATTTGAAGACTGTAAATTCCGTCAGCTGGAACCCGAGGCGACCCAAAATGTTAGCTTCAGCAAGTGATGATAATACAGTACGCATATGGGGGCCGTGTTGTTCCAATAGAGCAGAATGTGATAACTTCACTGAGTAG
- the LOC125204083 gene encoding tobamovirus multiplication protein 2B isoform X2 — translation MAATGGGGGRREGSPKIVADQISQSVQSTSNLLHLMLQSSPSRAQLMKLPRNLLSMTSTIKNTESVLEQMPQVVSSLDTHVERGLQCLPHLDTVVQLLSHMQSSQLKPLSRADLVQQDLKLSEQDSRVT, via the exons ATGGCTGCgaccggcggcggcggcggcaggaGAGAAGGATCACCCAAAATTGTGGCTGATCAAATCTCGCAGTCTGTACAGTCCACCTCCAATCTTCTTCATCTCATGCTCCAGTCCTCCCCCTCTCGC GCTCAACTGATGAAGCTCCCAAGAAATCTTCTGTCTATGACCTCCACCATAAAAAACACAGAGTCA GTATTGGAGCAGATGCCTCAAGTTGTTTCATCTCTGGACACACATGTTGAAAGAGGATTGCAATG TCTGCCTCATCTTGATACTGTAGTTCAGTTACTTTCCCATATGCAAAGCAGCCAGCTTAAGCCTTTGTCCAGAGCTGACCTTGTTCAACAG GACCTTAAACTTTCGGAGCAAGATTCAAGGGTGACCTAG
- the LOC125204083 gene encoding tobamovirus multiplication protein 2B isoform X1, whose translation MAATGGGGGRREGSPKIVADQISQSVQSTSNLLHLMLQSSPSRAQLMKLPRNLLSMTSTIKNTESVLEQMPQVVSSLDTHVERGLQCLPHLDTVVQLLSHMQSSQLKPLSRADLVQQQDLKLSEQDSRVT comes from the exons ATGGCTGCgaccggcggcggcggcggcaggaGAGAAGGATCACCCAAAATTGTGGCTGATCAAATCTCGCAGTCTGTACAGTCCACCTCCAATCTTCTTCATCTCATGCTCCAGTCCTCCCCCTCTCGC GCTCAACTGATGAAGCTCCCAAGAAATCTTCTGTCTATGACCTCCACCATAAAAAACACAGAGTCA GTATTGGAGCAGATGCCTCAAGTTGTTTCATCTCTGGACACACATGTTGAAAGAGGATTGCAATG TCTGCCTCATCTTGATACTGTAGTTCAGTTACTTTCCCATATGCAAAGCAGCCAGCTTAAGCCTTTGTCCAGAGCTGACCTTGTTCAACAG CAGGACCTTAAACTTTCGGAGCAAGATTCAAGGGTGACCTAG